The Gasterosteus aculeatus chromosome 8, fGasAcu3.hap1.1, whole genome shotgun sequence genome has a window encoding:
- the LOC144411337 gene encoding uncharacterized protein LOC144411337, which translates to MANEKGPEMRRTKQNTDDGQNEKRSYEKKLTLSVEIEGSDKTTMMELLRKVKEECGEVIGCRYKNPKSYELTMRSEEGKAKLMDGLRIQNNTVTASEINKDEMVVSFINLPIYIGDEIITRKLLDWGVTPVSSIRRRVWPGTEIADGTRYMKVRFTETVKSLPYSARFETAGGAEHFRVIHDRQIKVCRLCIQPGHIVRDCPDFTCFKCGQQGHYARECAEKQQEEQEEEEERRQEKEQPGDGHRSKEATGGGERSPSGGRDADPTAGVEGAGEERMQEEEEQVGEEQDGDGETVTETPTDGEKETETVNGGERVRDAGARETSGGTDGGESEVKMEGKGGLGTSGAAGEGQSGMEWEFTNVTSSEGEVMEKVGEVRKRPQIKRQSKRLGRMEKKAAK; encoded by the coding sequence ATGGCAAATGAAAAGGGACCGGAGATGAGACGCACCAAACAAAACACGGACGACGGACAAAACGAAAAGAGGAGCTATGAAAAAAAGTTAACGCTGAGTGTGGAGATTGAAGGGAGCGACAAGACAACGATGATGGAGCTGCTTCGGAAAGTGAAGGAGGAGTGCGGTGAGGTGATTGGATGCAGGTATAAGAACCCGAAGAGCTACGAGCTAACGATGCGAAGCGAAGAAGGGAAGGCAAAGCTGATGGACGGATTGAGAATACAGAACAACACGGTTACGgcaagtgaaataaataaagatgaaatGGTGGTGTCATTCATTAATCTGCCGATATACATCGGCGATGAAATAATAACAAGGAAACTACTGGACTGGGGAGTGACTCCGGTATCGAGCATAAGGAGACGGGTGTGGCCCGGAACCGAGATAGCTGACGGGACCAGGTACATGAAAGTGAGGTTCACGGAGACTGTCAAATCGCTCCCGTATTCGGCCAGGTTTGAGACGGCGGGAGGAGCCGAACATTTCAGAGTCATACACGACAGGCAGATAAAAGTCTGCCGACTCTGCATCCAGCCGGGACACATAGTCAGAGACTGTCCGGACTTCACGTGTTTCAAGTGCGGCCAGCAAGGACACTACGCCAGAGAGTGCGCGGAGAAgcaacaggaggagcaggaggaggaggaggagcggcggcaggagaaggagcagccgGGAGACGGGCATCGGAGTAAGGAGGCGACCGGTGGCGGAGAACGAAGCCCGAGTGGAGGTAGAGACGCGGATCCGACAGCAGGAGtggaaggagcaggagaggagaggatgcaggaggaagaggagcaggtcggagaggagcaggacggAGATGGAGAGACAGTAACGGAGACACCAACGGACGGAGAGAAGGAAACGGAGACTGTCAACGGAGGGGAGCGAGTGAGAGACGCAGGCGCCAGAGAGACGAGCGGAGGAACGGACGGGGGGGAAAGTGAGGTAAAGATGGAAGGGAAGGGAGGACTGGGAACGAGTGGGGCTGCTGGGGAGGGACAGAGCGGGATGGAGTGGGAGTTCACTAATGTGACTTCGAGTGAGGGAGAGGTCATGGAGAAGGTGGGTGAGGTGAGGAAAAGGCCCCAAATCAAGAGACAAAGCAAAAGATTGGGACGAATGGAAAAGAAAGCAGCTAAATGA